ATTGTGGTTTTGATAATTATTTTATCGACGCTTTACGCAATAAGTACATTATTTCCCCATTTGTTTAAATAATTCAGGAGTTATATAATGCTTAACAAAATACAAATATTTAAAAAACAATTTAAAAAACTGCGTAAGAATTTTTATGAGCAGCATTTTGAAAGAATAATTGAAATCAATGAAAAATATGCCAATCCCAGCCTGGCAATGTCTCCAACCGTTAGATTTGCGCTGGTTGCTTTGAGATTTTACCTCCTTTTTATAGTAGGGTTGCTTATTTATAAATTTATTACGTTAATTTATTAGGATATTATGGAAAAATGACTAACGAAAATTTACCAAACGCAGAACAATCGGGATATTCTTTTTTTCTGAGCGATATTATAGGAAGAAAAGTGATTTTTAACGGGAAAAAAATCGGGAAACTCGAGGATATTGCAATATTTGAAACGGAAACAATACCGGAAGCCACTCATTTTATTATAGGGCGTTCTTTTGGCTATCAATCTTTAATGGTTCCATGGAAAAAAATTGCAGAAATCACAAACGATGAAATTATTATTGATATCGAAGATCTTGAAAGATATGAAAAAGAACCGATGGAATCACAGGTTCTGTTAAAAGATCATATTATGGATAAAAAAGTTCTCGATATGGATGATAATGAGTTGGAAGTTGTTTATGACGTTAAACTTGTTATGAGAAACAACAAATTATACGTAACAGAAGTTGATTCCAGCAAATACGGTTTTCTGAAAAGACTGGGTTTAAAATGGCTGGTTACTTTTATTTACTCACTCGCAGATAAAATTAAAACTGATACAATCCCCTGGACTTATGTTCAGCCGCTGCCGGAAAACATAAGCAGTTTTCAGGGAAATGTTAAACTAAAAGTTTTAAAAGAAAAACTGCTTGATATCCACCCTGCTGATTTGGCTGATATACTCGAAGAACTCGAGCCTGATCAAAGGCTTGCACTTTTTAGCGAGCTGGATACAGAACATGCTTCAGATACATTAGAAGAAATAGAACCAAGAGTGCAAAGAGATTTGATTTCATCTCTGGACAAAGAAAAAACCGTTGAACTTATTAATGATATGACCCCCGGGCAGGCAGCGGACATTCTGGCTGTTTTGCCTACCAATGAAGCAGATGATATCTTAAACTTAATTGCTTTGCATGACAAAGAAACAGCACAAAAAATTGAGCTTATTTTAGACAAACAAGACGAAAAAATCTTGCACTTTGCCACTTCCCACTTTTTTAAATTTTCTCCAACTGCTACAGCCAACGAAGCTATAGAAATTTTTCACAATGAAGCTAAAAACAAAGACGTAATAATGTATCTTTATATAGTGGATGAAGAAGAAAAACTGGTGGGAGTCTGTGATATTAAAGAATTACTTCAGGCAGAATCGGAAGATAAGCTTGAAGATATAATGACAACTCATGTCATAAGCTTAAATACAGAGAATACCTTGATTGAAGCCTCAAGAATGTTTTCAAGGTATCTATTTAGAGCTATTCCTATAATAGATGAAAACGAAGTTATACTTGGTGTGATTCCGTATCGAGATATAATAAACTTAGACCATCGTTTTATTTAAGGCATAATATTAAGTTTTATTAATTGAATAGCTATTTTTTATATACGAAATAGCAATTTTTTCAATACGGATGTTTTTATATATGTACAAGGACAAAACAAAACAAACACAACACACTACCTCAAATAAAAGCTTAAATTTCAATAAATAAAACCTTTTACCTACCACACCTACCTTCCCCTTTCCCTTCCTTACCTACAAAAACAAATTTTAAGACAGCTTCAAAACTGTCTATTTTTTTGCAAATTTCATTAGTATAATATGCCCATAAATCAGGACAGAAAAAATCAAATTTATTCGTTTTAGAATAGAAAAGGAAACAGATTTATGACAAAATTCTTTCAATCTATGCCAAAGGAATGTCCAAAGAGGCAATTAATTCAAATATTGAGGACCTCTACAAATTCTCTGTTTCAAAAGAACAAGTTTCAAGGGTAACTGACAAAATCCTTCCCATCGCAAAAGAATGGCAAAATAGACCTCTTGATAGCTTTTACACTGTCATTTTTCTTGACGGAATGAGCTTTGATATTAGAGAAAACAGAAGTTATCACAAAAAGACGGTTTACGTCATTATCGGAATTAGAATTGACGAAAGAAAAGAGCTCTTTGGCTTGTGGATAGGTGAAAATGAAACATCCAAATATCGTAAACCAATATCAAATGATTTAAAGGCCGGAGGCGTTCACGATATTCTAATAGCTTGTGTTGACGGGCTTAACGGATTTGAACAGGCAATGAATTCTGTTTCTCCTTTGACTAAAACCCTGTGTGGTATTGTTCATATTATTCGAAATTGCACACGTTATATGAATTACAAAGCCATAAAAGCCTTTTGCTCTGATATGAAGCCAATTTACAAGGCAGTTAATGAAGAATCCGCACTTCTTTAAAAATTTACATATATGTCAGTAATGACGGCTGAATTATCTTTGCGCTTACTTGAAGCGAGACATCAAGCGCTGTTTGCTGAAACTGCAAATCAGATATAGTCTTTGCCATGTCAATATCTTCAGCTCCTGATTTAATTTTTGTAAGATTTATCTGGTCATCCTGAAGAGCTGTTTTTATTGTATCCAGCCTGTTAGAAGTCCCTCCTAATTGAGCCTGTGTATTAGTAATTGTTTGTAAACTACTGTCAAACTCATCTAGTTTTGCTCTTATTACACCCTGATCAGGATTTGCTGCTCCAAGTTCAGTGCTTAAAGTTACAAGGGTTTTTAAAAGACCACTCCCTGTTATGGTTCCACCGGAAGTATAATATTCCCCAAAAATCTTATCACCGGTTACATTAATAGGTATTGCAACACCATCACTTGCTTCAGCCTTTCTATCAGCTGTGCCGCTAACAGAACCGGTATATTTCATTTCTCCCGTGGCAGGAACAGTAAAGGGAGCAGTATTCGTTTGAAGCCCTCCAAAGATATAAGTTGTTCCGTATTTTGTGTTTCCAAGATCTTTAACCTGTTCAATTATTTGTTTTATTTGTGCGTTTATAGCTTGTAGTTCATCGGAACCCGCTGTTGAACTTGATGCCTGTACCGTTAATTCTCTTGCCTGCTGAACTGAATCTATTAAAGTTGTTAAAGTTGCGTCTGTTACATTAAGTTCAGACTGTGCATTATCTATATTTTTTATGTAATTATTTATTTTACCCAGGGAACTGTTTGTTGAAACAACTGAAATACCGGCAAGCACATCATCAGAGATTTTTGTTATTCTTTTTCCCGAAGAAATTTGTGTTTGCGTGTCAACCAATTTTGACCTGTTTGATAAAAGGTTTCTAATAACACTATCACTGGTATAGCTGTTTGTAACTCTTGTATACTGCATAAATCCTACCCCTTTTTTATTATCCCCTCAGAAAAACAGGGGGTTTCATTATTTTATTAACCTACCATGTTTATTATTGTTGTTAAAGTTTGACTAATAGTTGTCATAATCTTTGCCGAAGCCTCGTAAGAGCGTTGAAATCTTACCAGATCAGTTAATTCTTCATCAAGGTTAACTCCTGTCAAAGAGTCCCTTTTGGTTGTAATCTGCTGCAAAGTATTATCTTTTATATCATTGTTATCCTGAAGATTTTTTGATTGTGTACCCAGTTTTCCTACCATATTAGTAAGATATCCCTGTGTTGTGGTTCCGCCTAACCCGGCTAAGTCCTGTTTGTCTCTGACTTGAGCCATGTTAAGCGCATTACTTCCGTCTCCTGTGCTGCTTGAAATACTTGTTCCAATAGCAGCAGCTATCTGGTATGGGTCATTTACAAGTGTATCATTAACTTTTATATTCCCTGCCGTTATATTTAAAGTTGTATTTGCAGAATCAAGAAAAAAAGCACTCGGAGTATTGACAGATAATGTTTGCGGAGTAACGGAACTATTAATATATTTTCCGCCTGTTTGAACAGCATTCATAGCACTTGCAAATTGGGTTGCAAGTGTATTGAGTGCATCCATCTTGTCTTTTATTGTTAGTTTAGTGGAATCACTTCCTCCCATTTGGAGAATCGCACCTATTTTTCCTGATGTCATCAAAGAATAGGCATTGCTTGAAAAAGTGCTTCCTCCACTATTTTTAATCTGAACAACTGACGGATTATTAACATCACCTGCTGTAATACTAAAAATTCCTTTTTGTTCTTTTCCGTTTACAAGTTCAACATTTCCTAGTGATAATGTTACGGTGTTATTTTTTTCGTTCGTTATATTTACGGGAATATATTCCGAAATTTTATCTAATAATTGATCTCTTTGGTCTAAAAGGGCGTTAGGCGTGATTCCCTGTGCTGTTGAAATATTAATTTTATCGTTTAAATTTGCTACTGCGCTTAATTTACCGTTTAAGTCATTTATATCTATACTTAATTTGCTTTGAGTAAGCGTATTAGGGATGGCTGTATCCCCAACAAGACCTGTTCTCATATCCTGCATATTTGTATAAGTATTATTAAATTGAGTGGTTAAGGTTTGTGCATTTTGAATAACGCTGTTTCTAACTACATAATCATTTGGACTGGATGCTAACTGACTTAAACTGTTATAAAAATCATTTAATGCTGTATTTAATCCTGTATCTCCCAGTTGATTGACTGTATTTTCCAGCTGTACGGCATTGTCGCTATATTCTTTATAATAGTTTGCGTCTGTTGTTTCTTTTCTGAACGAATTATCGAGAAAAAGATCTCTGTTTCTTGAAATACTGTCAATAACAGCACCTGATCCGCTTTGAGAAGCATCTATAGGGTTTTCATAAGGAGATATGTTACTTGCTTGTGATATTTCGAGCCTTTGTTTGCTGTATCCGGCAGTATTCATATTTGAAACGTTACTGTTAATAATATCAATGGCAGCCTGATTTAATGTTAAAGCTCTTTGTGTATTGTATATCCCGTATAATGATGATGGCATTTTATATTATTTCTCCCCTTTTTAACCCATAAATGCACTTAAAACAACTATGTTTTTTGTCAGGCTTCATGTTCTACAGAACTTAAATCAAAAAGTCTTTTACTTGTCTTTGTTGCTCCTTTTTTGTTATAGGCAGATCCTTCAGGGACAAGTGCATTTGCAATTATAACAATAGAATTTTCTACTATTTTTAAAGAATGTTTTAAAAGTTCTATATTTATTGTGTTTTGTTTTTGAATGTTGGATAAAAGATTTTTTATTTTATCTCTAAGATTAGAAATTTTATTCGCCTGTTCTTTGTTTTCTATTCTTTCAATAATTTCTTTAAGTGTAGAATTGTCGGGATAAACAAGTTTTCTTTTTTCTTCCAGTTTTTCTACAATATAGTTGTATTTTTCAAGTTCTAAATCAACAATTCTGATTTTTTCTATATCACCGTTGATAAGATGCTGTTTTTTTCCGCTAATATATTCTTCGAGCTTTGAATAAGCTTCTATTTCCTGATTTAAAATTTTTTCAAGTTCATAAATTGAATTGGTATCCATTTTTCTCCTCCCGATTTTTAAATTTTTATGCCGTATAATCAGCTAAAAGACTTTTGCCGTAACTTAAAGCATTTTTTATGTCTTCATCTTGTATATCCTGATAATTATTTTTCCCTATAAATTCTTTGATTTCTCCTATATGTTTTTTGTTTCTTTCTATAAAATCGTCATTATTAGCTTCTTCTGTTTGTTTTTTAATGCTTATATCCTGCGAAGAGATAGAAAGTTTTATATCTCCTTCATTAAACCCGCTTTTTAAAAGGTCTTTTTCTTTTGATAATTTGTTTGTGTTTTCAAAAGCCTGCTTTGCCCTGAAGGCCTGCATACTGCTTATGCTTGAACTGATACTTCCTACCGCCATAATATTTATCCCTTTTTATACTCTGTTTTTCATTTGTTCGTAAATTTGCTGTGCAAAACCGAATGATGTTCGAGGATTTGAAGAAATATTTTTTGCAACTTCTTCATTCATCATCGATCTAAACATTTCTTCGCCTCTTCCACCTGAAAATTCTTCACTTTTTTCCACCGTTGAATTTAAAGTTTCAAGAAATTGAGTTATAAATACTGACTCAAAATCCTGTGCTGATTTTTTTAACTGTTCATCTGTTTTGTTGTTTTTATTGGCACCGGAAATTTCTTCCAGTTTTTTTCCTTGTATTCCAAACATTGTTGTTGTCATATCTACAGGGTTTATCATTTTTAAATAATCTCCAAAGTTGCCTGCAAACTCCCTGCTTCTTTTAAAGCCTGAAGAATTGAAATTAAATCATAAGGAGTAACACCTATTGAATTCAACGCCCTTACGAGGTCGCTAAGGTTCGCATTTGAAGGAACTTCTATTACTCTTCCACCTTCTTTATTTATATTAATCTGACTGTTTGAAACAGCTTGAGTTGTTCCTCCCGTTGAAAGGGCTGTCGGTTGAGAAATTTCATTTGTCGTGCTTACCGTTACAGTTAAATTTCCATGAGCAACCGCAGCAGGAAGAAGTTTTACGTTATTCCCTATAACTATAGTTCCTGTTCTTTCATTAATTACAACTTTTGCAACAGCATCAGCACTTGGTAAAGTCAGGTTTTCAAGAATTGAAATAAAACTAATCCTGTCATCATTGTATTTATCAGGAATATTAATTTGTATTGTGCTTCCGTCTATCGCTTTTGCAGGAGCAATTGTTGAAGCTACAACTTTTGCAACTCTTGCTGCCATTGTAAAATCTGTTTTATTAAGAACCAGTTTAAGCCCTGCTTCATCTCCGATTTCAGAGGTTATGTCTCTTTCTATAATAGCTCCGCTAGGAATT
The bacterium genome window above contains:
- a CDS encoding CBS domain-containing protein produces the protein MTNENLPNAEQSGYSFFLSDIIGRKVIFNGKKIGKLEDIAIFETETIPEATHFIIGRSFGYQSLMVPWKKIAEITNDEIIIDIEDLERYEKEPMESQVLLKDHIMDKKVLDMDDNELEVVYDVKLVMRNNKLYVTEVDSSKYGFLKRLGLKWLVTFIYSLADKIKTDTIPWTYVQPLPENISSFQGNVKLKVLKEKLLDIHPADLADILEELEPDQRLALFSELDTEHASDTLEEIEPRVQRDLISSLDKEKTVELINDMTPGQAADILAVLPTNEADDILNLIALHDKETAQKIELILDKQDEKILHFATSHFFKFSPTATANEAIEIFHNEAKNKDVIMYLYIVDEEEKLVGVCDIKELLQAESEDKLEDIMTTHVISLNTENTLIEASRMFSRYLFRAIPIIDENEVILGVIPYRDIINLDHRFI
- a CDS encoding transposase — its product is MYDKILSIYAKGMSKEAINSNIEDLYKFSVSKEQVSRVTDKILPIAKEWQNRPLDSFYTVIFLDGMSFDIRENRSYHKKTVYVIIGIRIDERKELFGLWIGENETSKYRKPISNDLKAGGVHDILIACVDGLNGFEQAMNSVSPLTKTLCGIVHIIRNCTRYMNYKAIKAFCSDMKPIYKAVNEESALL
- the flgL gene encoding flagellar hook-associated protein FlgL, whose product is MQYTRVTNSYTSDSVIRNLLSNRSKLVDTQTQISSGKRITKISDDVLAGISVVSTNSSLGKINNYIKNIDNAQSELNVTDATLTTLIDSVQQARELTVQASSSTAGSDELQAINAQIKQIIEQVKDLGNTKYGTTYIFGGLQTNTAPFTVPATGEMKYTGSVSGTADRKAEASDGVAIPINVTGDKIFGEYYTSGGTITGSGLLKTLVTLSTELGAANPDQGVIRAKLDEFDSSLQTITNTQAQLGGTSNRLDTIKTALQDDQINLTKIKSGAEDIDMAKTISDLQFQQTALDVSLQVSAKIIQPSLLTYM
- the flgK gene encoding flagellar hook-associated protein FlgK encodes the protein MPSSLYGIYNTQRALTLNQAAIDIINSNVSNMNTAGYSKQRLEISQASNISPYENPIDASQSGSGAVIDSISRNRDLFLDNSFRKETTDANYYKEYSDNAVQLENTVNQLGDTGLNTALNDFYNSLSQLASSPNDYVVRNSVIQNAQTLTTQFNNTYTNMQDMRTGLVGDTAIPNTLTQSKLSIDINDLNGKLSAVANLNDKINISTAQGITPNALLDQRDQLLDKISEYIPVNITNEKNNTVTLSLGNVELVNGKEQKGIFSITAGDVNNPSVVQIKNSGGSTFSSNAYSLMTSGKIGAILQMGGSDSTKLTIKDKMDALNTLATQFASAMNAVQTGGKYINSSVTPQTLSVNTPSAFFLDSANTTLNITAGNIKVNDTLVNDPYQIAAAIGTSISSSTGDGSNALNMAQVRDKQDLAGLGGTTTQGYLTNMVGKLGTQSKNLQDNNDIKDNTLQQITTKRDSLTGVNLDEELTDLVRFQRSYEASAKIMTTISQTLTTIINMVG
- a CDS encoding flagellar protein FlgN — its product is MDTNSIYELEKILNQEIEAYSKLEEYISGKKQHLINGDIEKIRIVDLELEKYNYIVEKLEEKRKLVYPDNSTLKEIIERIENKEQANKISNLRDKIKNLLSNIQKQNTINIELLKHSLKIVENSIVIIANALVPEGSAYNKKGATKTSKRLFDLSSVEHEA
- a CDS encoding rod-binding protein translates to MINPVDMTTTMFGIQGKKLEEISGANKNNKTDEQLKKSAQDFESVFITQFLETLNSTVEKSEEFSGGRGEEMFRSMMNEEVAKNISSNPRTSFGFAQQIYEQMKNRV
- a CDS encoding flagellar basal body P-ring protein FlgI is translated as MVVWKNKKILILIVLLVISFICSGCKAEAYSVRLKDVAHIDGIRENQVVGYGIVVGLPGTGDNSKSTQITNVSLLKNLGTVIDKPDDIKKGNTASVIVTAIIPPFVRSGDTIDVLVSSMADAKSLEGGVLIQTQLLAPNGEVVAVAQGPISTGGTDVSSNGSSTRTSITTSGRIPSGAIIERDITSEIGDEAGLKLVLNKTDFTMAARVAKVVASTIAPAKAIDGSTIQINIPDKYNDDRISFISILENLTLPSADAVAKVVINERTGTIVIGNNVKLLPAAVAHGNLTVTVSTTNEISQPTALSTGGTTQAVSNSQININKEGGRVIEVPSNANLSDLVRALNSIGVTPYDLISILQALKEAGSLQATLEII